A DNA window from Pseudomonas sp. GD03919 contains the following coding sequences:
- the sigX gene encoding RNA polymerase sigma factor SigX, which produces MNKAQALPTRYDPRELTDEELVARAHDELFHITRAYEELMRRYQRTLFNVCARYLGNDRDADDVCQEVMLKVLYGLKSFEGKSKFKTWLYSITYNECITQYRKERRKRRLIDALSLDPLEEASDEKTPKVEERGGLDRWLVHVNPIDREILVLRFVAELEFQEIADIMHMGLSATKMRYKRALDRLRDKFSETSET; this is translated from the coding sequence TTGAACAAAGCTCAAGCCCTGCCAACGCGCTACGACCCCCGCGAGCTCACCGATGAGGAGCTGGTGGCGCGCGCCCATGACGAGCTGTTTCATATCACCCGTGCGTATGAAGAGCTGATGCGGCGTTACCAGCGAACATTATTTAACGTTTGCGCACGTTACTTGGGGAACGACAGGGACGCTGATGATGTCTGTCAGGAGGTGATGCTCAAGGTTCTCTATGGCCTGAAGAGCTTTGAGGGTAAGTCCAAGTTCAAGACTTGGCTCTATAGCATCACCTACAACGAATGCATTACTCAGTATCGAAAAGAGCGGCGCAAGCGTCGATTGATTGACGCCTTGAGTTTGGATCCGCTCGAAGAAGCTTCCGACGAGAAGACACCCAAAGTCGAGGAGCGAGGCGGTTTGGATCGCTGGTTGGTGCACGTCAACCCGATAGACCGTGAAATTCTGGTGCTACGTTTTGTCGCAGAGCTCGAGTTTCAAGAGATTGCCGACATCATGCACATGGGCTTGAGCGCAACGAAAATGCGCTACAAGCGCGCTTTGGATCGGTTGCGGGACAAATTTTCGGAAACTTCCGAAACTTAG
- a CDS encoding OmpA family protein: MKVKNTLGVVIGSLVAATSFGALAQGQGAVEVEGFVNRYFTDSQRDFAHDEGNLFGGSIGYYLTDDVELALSYGEYHDLRGEGSRGSKNIKGNLTDLKAIYHFGQPGVGLRPYVSAGFGHQSIGDANGGGRNHSTLAIAGAGAKYYFTEMFYARAGVDALYNIDQGDTEWQAGVGVGLNFGGGSKPAPAPAPVVAAAPEPMPEPAPEPALETVRVELDVKFDFDKDRVKEESYGDIKNLADFMNQYPQTTTTVEGHTDSVGSDAYNQGLSERRANAVRNVLVNQYGVDGSRVNAVGYGKTRPVADNATDAGRAINRRVEAEVEAQIQQ, encoded by the coding sequence ATGAAAGTAAAAAACACCTTGGGCGTAGTCATTGGCTCTCTCGTTGCCGCAACCTCCTTCGGCGCGCTGGCGCAAGGTCAAGGCGCTGTCGAGGTGGAGGGCTTCGTCAATCGCTACTTCACCGACTCTCAGCGCGATTTCGCTCACGACGAAGGCAACCTGTTCGGTGGCAGCATCGGCTACTACCTGACCGACGACGTCGAGCTGGCGCTGTCCTATGGCGAGTACCATGATCTGCGCGGCGAAGGCTCTCGCGGCAGCAAGAACATCAAGGGCAACCTGACCGACCTGAAGGCCATCTACCACTTCGGTCAGCCGGGTGTTGGTCTGCGTCCTTACGTTTCTGCCGGTTTCGGCCATCAGAGCATCGGCGACGCCAACGGCGGTGGTCGTAACCACTCCACCCTGGCCATCGCGGGCGCTGGTGCCAAGTACTACTTCACCGAGATGTTCTACGCCCGTGCCGGCGTCGACGCTCTGTACAACATCGACCAGGGCGACACCGAGTGGCAAGCTGGCGTGGGTGTTGGTCTGAACTTCGGTGGCGGCAGCAAGCCGGCTCCGGCTCCGGCTCCGGTCGTAGCTGCTGCACCCGAGCCGATGCCAGAGCCTGCTCCGGAGCCGGCTCTGGAAACCGTTCGCGTTGAACTGGACGTCAAGTTCGACTTCGACAAAGACCGCGTCAAAGAAGAAAGCTACGGTGACATCAAGAACCTGGCTGACTTCATGAACCAGTATCCGCAGACCACCACCACCGTTGAAGGTCACACTGACTCCGTCGGTTCTGACGCCTACAACCAGGGTCTGTCCGAGCGTCGTGCCAACGCTGTACGTAACGTGCTGGTCAACCAGTACGGTGTAGACGGCAGCCGCGTGAACGCTGTTGGTTACGGCAAAACTCGCCCGGTAGCCGACAACGCCACCGACGCCGGCCGCGCCATCAACCGTCGCGTTGAAGCTGAAGTAGAAGCCCAGATCCAGCAGTAA
- the cobA gene encoding uroporphyrinogen-III C-methyltransferase — MSAKVWLVGAGPGDPELLTLKAVKALNQAEIVMIDDLVNPAVLEHCPGARIVSVGKRGGCRSTPQAFIHRLMLRYARQGKCVVRLKGGDPCIFGRGSEEADWLGAHGIEVEMVNGITAGLAGATNCGIPLTLRGVARGVTLVTAHTQDDSSLNWAALAQSGTTLVVYMGVAKLADIQTGLLAGGMRGEMPVAMIENASLPEQRECRSSLAAMQLDAAAFALKSPAILVIGEVVRASSSLSMPQRLHA; from the coding sequence ATGAGCGCAAAAGTCTGGCTGGTAGGCGCGGGCCCCGGTGATCCCGAGCTGCTGACCCTCAAGGCGGTCAAGGCGCTGAACCAGGCCGAGATCGTGATGATCGACGATCTGGTCAACCCGGCCGTGCTCGAGCACTGCCCCGGCGCGCGTATCGTCTCGGTGGGCAAGCGCGGCGGTTGTCGCTCCACCCCGCAGGCCTTCATCCATCGCCTGATGCTGCGCTACGCGCGCCAGGGCAAATGCGTGGTGCGCCTGAAAGGCGGTGATCCGTGCATCTTCGGCCGCGGCAGCGAGGAAGCAGACTGGCTCGGCGCGCACGGCATCGAAGTGGAGATGGTCAACGGCATCACCGCCGGGCTGGCCGGCGCCACCAACTGCGGCATCCCCCTGACCCTGCGCGGTGTGGCGCGTGGCGTGACGCTGGTCACCGCGCACACCCAGGACGACAGCAGCCTGAACTGGGCGGCTCTGGCCCAGAGCGGCACCACATTGGTGGTCTATATGGGCGTCGCCAAGCTGGCGGACATCCAGACCGGGTTGCTCGCCGGCGGTATGCGCGGCGAAATGCCGGTAGCGATGATCGAGAACGCCTCGTTACCCGAGCAACGCGAATGCCGCAGCAGCCTCGCGGCCATGCAGCTTGACGCAGCAGCATTCGCCCTGAAGAGCCCGGCTATTCTGGTGATCGGCGAAGTCGTCCGCGCCAGCAGCTCGCTCAGCATGCCCCAGCGTCTGCATGCCTGA
- a CDS encoding nitrate reductase: MTTQSQITASTCCYCGVGCGVLIEHDGEKILGVAGDPSHPANFGKLCSKGSTLHLTGDLDARALYPELRLGKGLARSRTDWGSALDHAAAVFAETIREHGPDSVAFYISGQLLTEDYYAFNKLARALVGTHNIDSNSRLCMSSAVVGYKRSLGADAPPCSYEDIEQSDCLLIAGSNMAYAHPVLFRRLEEAKARRPEMQIIVIDPRRTDTCELADLHLAILPGTDVALFHGILHILLWEGWIDRRYIDAHTEGFEALKKLVRDYSPAATADICGISLDALQRCAELIGRAPSFLSLWCMGLNQSSSGSAKNSALINLHLATGQIGKPGAGPFSLTGQPNAMGGRETGSLSNLLPGHREAGNAEHRAEVAAYWGVDALPETPGLSAIELFDAVHDGRIKALWIACTNPAQSLPNQNKVHEALAACPFVVVQEAFFTTETCRYADLLLPAASWGEKEGTVTNSERRVSHVRRAVSAPAEARPDWSITCDFARRLETLLRPGLPSLFDFADSEALFEEYKHLTAQRDLDLSGLSYALLDNQGPQQWPFAPGARQGTARLYADGRFPTASGRAQFHADPYRAPKEKREARYSLTLNTGRLRDQWHGMSRTGTAARLFGHVEAAVLGLHPDELRRRRLQDGDLVRLRSRRGSLILPVQPDESVRPGQAWLPMHWGDRFLKGLGTNVLTQPAFDPLSKQPELKHAGVEVGKVELPWQLFALVEGEVQSRFEALRPLFEDFAYASLTPTGRERPALLIRAASAVAPQPELLARIDRLLRLNQGPVLAYDDPRRAVGKRVRIEDGRIVSIRLAGETAASEWLRSLWLDGQADADLRRWLLAPVSAPPGNAAVNTRGKTLCNCLNVSEGAVHAGIARGLDLDGLKQELKCGTSCGSCVPEIKRLLAQQSTAVNA; the protein is encoded by the coding sequence ATGACTACCCAAAGCCAAATCACCGCCTCCACCTGCTGCTACTGCGGCGTGGGCTGCGGCGTGCTGATCGAGCACGACGGCGAGAAGATCCTCGGCGTCGCCGGCGATCCCAGCCACCCGGCCAACTTCGGCAAGCTGTGCAGCAAAGGCTCGACCCTGCACCTGACCGGCGACCTCGACGCCCGTGCCCTCTACCCCGAGTTGCGCTTGGGCAAGGGCCTGGCACGTTCACGCACGGACTGGGGCAGCGCCCTGGATCACGCCGCGGCGGTGTTCGCCGAGACCATCCGCGAACACGGCCCGGACAGTGTGGCTTTTTATATCTCCGGCCAGTTGCTGACCGAGGATTACTACGCCTTCAACAAGCTGGCCCGCGCCCTGGTCGGCACCCACAACATCGATTCCAACTCGCGCCTGTGCATGTCCAGCGCGGTGGTCGGCTACAAGCGCAGCCTCGGCGCCGACGCCCCGCCCTGCAGCTATGAGGACATCGAGCAGAGCGACTGCCTGCTGATCGCCGGCTCCAACATGGCCTACGCCCACCCGGTGCTGTTCCGCCGCCTGGAAGAAGCCAAGGCTCGCCGCCCCGAGATGCAGATCATCGTCATCGATCCGCGGCGCACCGACACCTGCGAGCTGGCCGACCTGCACCTGGCGATCCTGCCCGGCACCGACGTGGCGCTGTTTCACGGCATCCTGCATATCCTGCTGTGGGAAGGCTGGATCGACCGCCGCTATATCGACGCCCACACCGAAGGCTTCGAGGCGCTGAAGAAGCTGGTGCGCGACTACAGCCCGGCGGCCACCGCCGATATCTGCGGCATCAGCCTCGACGCGCTGCAGCGTTGCGCCGAACTGATCGGCCGCGCGCCCTCCTTCCTTTCGCTGTGGTGCATGGGGCTCAACCAGTCCTCGTCCGGCAGCGCGAAGAACAGCGCGCTGATCAACCTGCACCTGGCCACCGGGCAAATCGGCAAGCCCGGCGCCGGCCCCTTCTCGCTGACCGGCCAGCCCAATGCCATGGGCGGCCGCGAAACCGGCAGCCTGAGCAACCTGCTGCCTGGCCACCGCGAGGCGGGCAATGCCGAGCACCGCGCCGAAGTCGCCGCCTACTGGGGCGTCGACGCCCTGCCGGAGACGCCCGGGCTGTCCGCCATCGAGCTGTTCGATGCGGTGCACGACGGCCGTATCAAGGCGCTGTGGATCGCCTGCACCAACCCGGCGCAGTCGCTGCCGAACCAGAACAAGGTGCACGAGGCCCTGGCCGCCTGTCCCTTCGTCGTGGTGCAGGAAGCCTTCTTCACCACCGAGACCTGCCGCTACGCCGACCTGCTGCTGCCCGCCGCCAGCTGGGGCGAGAAGGAAGGCACGGTGACCAACTCCGAACGCCGCGTCAGCCATGTACGCCGCGCCGTGTCAGCGCCCGCAGAGGCGCGGCCCGATTGGTCGATCACCTGCGACTTTGCCCGTCGCCTGGAAACGCTGCTGCGCCCCGGCCTGCCCAGCCTGTTCGATTTCGCCGACAGCGAAGCGCTGTTCGAGGAATACAAGCACCTGACCGCCCAGCGCGACCTTGACCTCTCGGGGCTGAGCTACGCGCTGCTGGATAACCAAGGTCCCCAACAATGGCCATTTGCGCCTGGCGCGCGCCAGGGCACCGCGCGGCTGTATGCCGACGGTCGCTTCCCCACCGCCAGCGGGCGAGCGCAATTTCATGCTGACCCGTACCGCGCGCCGAAGGAAAAGCGCGAGGCGCGCTATTCGCTCACCCTCAACACCGGCCGCCTGCGCGATCAGTGGCACGGCATGAGCCGCACCGGCACTGCCGCTCGCCTGTTCGGCCATGTTGAGGCCGCGGTACTCGGCCTGCATCCGGACGAGTTGCGTCGCCGCCGTCTGCAGGACGGCGATCTGGTCAGGTTGCGCAGCCGCCGCGGCAGCCTGATCCTGCCGGTACAGCCGGACGAGTCGGTGCGCCCCGGTCAGGCCTGGCTGCCGATGCACTGGGGCGACCGCTTCCTCAAGGGCCTGGGCACCAACGTGCTGACCCAGCCGGCTTTCGATCCGTTATCCAAACAACCGGAGCTCAAGCATGCTGGTGTTGAGGTGGGCAAGGTCGAGCTACCCTGGCAACTGTTCGCCCTGGTCGAAGGCGAGGTGCAGAGCCGCTTCGAGGCCCTGCGCCCGCTGTTCGAGGACTTCGCCTACGCCAGCCTCACCCCCACCGGTCGCGAGCGCCCCGCCCTGCTGATCCGCGCCGCCAGTGCCGTGGCGCCGCAGCCTGAGCTGCTGGCGCGGATCGATCGCCTGCTGCGCCTGAACCAGGGTCCAGTGCTGGCCTACGACGACCCGCGCCGCGCGGTGGGCAAGCGCGTGCGCATCGAGGACGGCCGCATCGTCAGCATCCGCCTGGCCGGCGAAACCGCCGCCAGCGAATGGCTCAGAAGCCTGTGGCTGGACGGCCAGGCCGACGCCGACCTGCGCCGCTGGCTGCTCGCCCCGGTCTCCGCGCCGCCGGGCAACGCAGCCGTCAACACGCGCGGCAAGACCCTGTGCAACTGCCTGAACGTCAGCGAAGGCGCTGTGCACGCCGGCATTGCCCGCGGCCTGGATCTGGATGGCCTCAAGCAGGAACTCAAGTGCGGCACCAGTTGTGGCTCCTGCGTACCCGAAATCAAACGCCTGTTGGCGCAACAGTCCACTGCAGTGAACGCATGA
- the nirD gene encoding nitrite reductase small subunit NirD yields MNWLDICALEEINVLGSRIVAGPKGDIAIFRTSNDEVFALDDRCPHKGGPLSQGLIYGKRVACPLHNWQIELESGEAVAPDVGCAHRHHAKVESGRVLLALNQAEKCS; encoded by the coding sequence ATGAACTGGCTGGATATCTGCGCTCTGGAAGAGATCAACGTGCTCGGCTCGCGCATCGTCGCCGGGCCGAAAGGCGATATCGCCATCTTCCGCACCAGTAACGATGAAGTATTCGCCCTCGACGACCGCTGCCCGCACAAGGGCGGGCCGCTGTCCCAGGGCTTGATCTACGGCAAGCGCGTGGCCTGCCCGCTGCACAACTGGCAGATCGAGCTGGAGTCCGGCGAGGCCGTGGCGCCGGATGTGGGCTGCGCTCACCGGCACCACGCCAAGGTGGAAAGCGGCCGTGTGCTACTGGCCCTGAACCAGGCCGAAAAGTGCTCATAG
- the nirB gene encoding nitrite reductase large subunit NirB, with the protein MQKLKLVMIGNGMAGVRTLEELLKLAPDLYDITVFGAEPHPNYNRILLSPVLAGEQTFEEIVLNDLNWYADNGIKLLLGRKVVKIDRKKRLVIADDGSEAEYDRLLIATGSNPFILPIPGKDLQGVIGYRDIADTQTMMDTAKTHKHAVVIGGGLLGLEAANGLKLRGMDVTVVHLGDWLLERQLDRTAGELLQKSLEDRGLKFLLPKHTAELLDNGEGRVCAVKFKDGEVIPADLVVMAAGIRPNTELAESAGIACNRGILVNDTMQTYDPRIYAIGECASHRGIAYGLVAPLFEQAKVCANHLAQLGFSRYQGSVTSTKLKVTGIDLFSAGEFMGGEGTETITLSDPIGGVYKKLVIKDDVLVGACLYGDTADGGWYFRQIRENHNVSEIRDHLMFGEGAIGDVGHQGADKTANMPDSMEICGCNGVCKGTIVRAIQENGLFSVDDVKKQTKAGSSCGSCVGLVEQILISTVGGAADVKPKSEKAICGCSDFNHGQIRKAIREQHLTSMAQTMAFLNWSTPNGCATCRPALNYYLISTWPGEAKDDPQSRLINERAHANIQKDGTYSVVPRMWGGVTNPSELRRIADVADKYNVPMVKVTGGQRIDLLGIKKDDLPAVWKDLDMPSGHAYGKSIRTVKTCVGSEFCRFGTQNSTQLGIDLEHDLFNMWSPHKVKLAVSGCPRNCAEAGIKDVGIIGVDSGFEMYIGGNGGIKTEVAEFFVKVKTAEEVREYNAAFLQLYREEAFYLERTVHYLQRVGMEHIKKAVLEDEANRKALAARLHYALSFEQDPWKERIETPQLKKEFDTIKVVQIEEATV; encoded by the coding sequence ATGCAAAAACTCAAGCTGGTGATGATCGGCAACGGCATGGCGGGTGTGCGCACCCTCGAAGAGCTGCTCAAGCTCGCCCCCGATCTCTACGACATCACCGTGTTCGGCGCCGAACCGCACCCCAACTACAACCGCATCCTGCTCTCCCCGGTGCTGGCCGGCGAGCAAACCTTCGAGGAGATCGTGCTCAACGATCTCAACTGGTACGCCGATAACGGCATCAAACTGCTGCTCGGGCGCAAGGTGGTCAAGATCGACCGCAAGAAGCGCCTGGTGATCGCCGACGACGGCAGCGAGGCCGAGTACGACCGTCTGCTGATCGCCACCGGCTCCAACCCCTTCATCCTGCCGATTCCGGGCAAGGATCTGCAGGGTGTGATCGGCTACCGCGACATCGCCGACACCCAGACCATGATGGACACCGCCAAGACCCACAAGCACGCGGTGGTCATCGGCGGCGGCCTGCTCGGCCTGGAGGCGGCCAACGGCCTCAAGCTGCGCGGCATGGACGTCACCGTGGTGCACCTCGGCGACTGGCTGCTGGAGCGCCAGCTGGATCGCACCGCTGGCGAGTTGCTGCAGAAGTCCCTGGAAGACCGCGGCCTGAAGTTCCTCCTGCCCAAGCACACCGCGGAACTGCTGGACAACGGCGAAGGCCGTGTCTGCGCGGTGAAATTCAAGGACGGCGAGGTGATTCCCGCCGACCTGGTGGTGATGGCCGCCGGTATCCGTCCCAACACCGAACTGGCCGAGAGCGCCGGCATCGCCTGCAACCGCGGCATCCTGGTCAACGACACCATGCAGACCTATGACCCGCGCATCTACGCCATCGGCGAATGCGCCAGCCACCGCGGCATCGCCTACGGTCTGGTGGCACCGCTGTTCGAGCAGGCCAAGGTCTGCGCCAATCACCTGGCCCAGCTCGGTTTCTCCCGCTACCAGGGCTCGGTGACCTCGACCAAGCTCAAGGTCACCGGTATCGATCTGTTCTCCGCCGGCGAATTCATGGGCGGCGAAGGTACCGAGACTATCACCCTCTCCGACCCCATCGGCGGCGTGTACAAGAAGCTGGTGATCAAGGACGACGTGCTGGTCGGCGCCTGCCTGTACGGCGACACCGCCGACGGTGGTTGGTATTTCCGCCAGATCCGCGAGAACCACAATGTCAGCGAGATCCGCGACCACCTGATGTTCGGCGAAGGCGCCATCGGCGACGTCGGCCACCAGGGCGCCGACAAGACCGCCAACATGCCCGACAGCATGGAAATTTGCGGCTGCAACGGCGTGTGCAAGGGCACCATAGTCCGGGCCATCCAGGAAAACGGTCTGTTTTCGGTGGATGACGTGAAGAAACAGACCAAGGCCGGCAGCTCCTGCGGCTCCTGTGTCGGTTTAGTCGAGCAGATCCTGATCAGCACCGTCGGCGGCGCGGCGGACGTCAAGCCCAAGAGCGAGAAGGCCATCTGCGGCTGCTCCGACTTCAACCACGGGCAGATCCGCAAGGCCATCCGTGAACAGCACCTGACCTCCATGGCGCAGACCATGGCCTTTCTCAACTGGAGTACGCCCAACGGCTGCGCCACCTGCCGTCCGGCGCTGAACTACTACCTGATCTCCACCTGGCCGGGCGAGGCCAAGGACGACCCGCAGTCGCGCCTGATCAACGAACGCGCCCACGCCAATATCCAGAAGGACGGGACGTATTCCGTTGTTCCGCGTATGTGGGGCGGCGTGACCAATCCCTCCGAGCTGCGCCGCATCGCCGATGTGGCCGACAAGTACAACGTGCCCATGGTCAAGGTCACCGGCGGCCAGCGCATCGACCTGCTGGGGATCAAGAAGGACGACCTGCCAGCGGTGTGGAAGGATCTGGACATGCCCTCCGGCCACGCCTACGGCAAGTCCATCCGCACGGTGAAGACCTGCGTCGGCAGCGAGTTCTGCCGCTTCGGCACGCAGAACTCCACTCAGCTGGGCATCGACCTGGAGCACGACCTGTTCAACATGTGGTCGCCGCACAAGGTCAAGCTGGCGGTCTCCGGCTGCCCGCGCAACTGCGCCGAGGCCGGCATCAAGGACGTCGGCATCATCGGCGTGGATTCCGGTTTCGAGATGTACATCGGCGGTAACGGCGGGATCAAGACCGAGGTGGCCGAGTTCTTCGTCAAGGTGAAAACCGCCGAAGAAGTGCGCGAATACAACGCCGCCTTCCTCCAGCTGTACCGCGAGGAGGCCTTCTACCTCGAGCGCACCGTGCACTACCTGCAGCGCGTCGGCATGGAACACATCAAGAAGGCGGTGCTGGAGGACGAGGCCAACCGCAAGGCCCTGGCCGCACGCCTGCACTACGCCCTGTCGTTCGAGCAGGACCCGTGGAAGGAGCGCATCGAGACGCCGCAACTGAAGAAAGAGTTCGACACCATCAAGGTCGTGCAAATCGAGGAGGCCACCGTATGA
- a CDS encoding bifunctional protein-serine/threonine kinase/phosphatase, whose translation MPLQLSIGETSATGPRSENQDALRVVTPAPALAASKGYLLGLADGVSQCADGGLAARATLQALALDYYSTPETWPVQHSLDRLLIAHNRWLQANGGGQPLLTTLTALVLRGRCYTLAHIGDSRAYLWRSGQLQRLTEDHVWEQPGMQHVLKRAMGLDQHLVVDYRDGELQAGDRFLLVSDGVWACLSDKRIGELLQQGYDAATICQTLVDEAHRAGSQDNASALLVHIEQLPEAALADTLAQLEHWPLPSRLRDGQEFEGWRVEGLLGESRQSLIYRVHDADDQPWLLKTLPASRAGEEQAGPALLQEEWFLRRVAGRHFPELHALPQRQHLYYVQREYAGQTLATRLQQHGPLSLADWQDLAPRLIKALGLLHRRNIIHRDIKPENLLLGDDGELRVLDFGLAYCPGLTRDEAHALPGTPSYIAPEAFAGSPPSAQQDLYAAGVTLYHLLTGHYPHGEVEAFQHPRFGQPTPASRYRPDLPAWLDEVLNRAVAATPAQRFETAEEWLLALESGERQSLNNRPRPLLEREPLLVWRTVALVSLLLNLLLALLLFK comes from the coding sequence ATGCCCCTGCAACTGAGCATCGGCGAAACCAGCGCCACCGGCCCGCGCAGCGAGAACCAGGACGCCCTGCGCGTGGTTACCCCGGCGCCGGCCCTGGCCGCCAGCAAGGGCTACCTGCTGGGCCTGGCCGATGGCGTCAGCCAGTGCGCCGACGGCGGCCTGGCCGCGCGCGCCACCTTGCAGGCGCTGGCCCTGGATTACTACTCCACGCCGGAAACCTGGCCGGTGCAGCACAGCCTGGACCGCCTGCTCATTGCGCATAACCGCTGGCTGCAAGCCAACGGCGGCGGCCAGCCGCTGCTCACAACCCTCACCGCCCTGGTGCTGCGCGGCCGCTGCTACACCCTGGCGCATATCGGCGACAGCCGCGCCTACCTGTGGCGGAGCGGCCAGCTACAGCGCCTGACCGAAGACCATGTGTGGGAACAGCCGGGCATGCAACACGTGCTCAAGCGCGCCATGGGCCTGGATCAGCACCTGGTGGTGGACTACCGCGACGGCGAGCTGCAGGCCGGCGACCGTTTCCTGCTGGTCAGCGACGGTGTCTGGGCCTGCCTCAGCGACAAGCGCATCGGCGAGCTGCTGCAACAGGGCTATGACGCCGCGACGATCTGCCAGACCCTGGTCGACGAAGCGCACCGTGCCGGCAGCCAGGACAACGCCAGCGCCCTGCTGGTGCATATCGAGCAATTGCCCGAGGCGGCACTAGCCGATACCCTGGCCCAGCTCGAGCATTGGCCGCTGCCGTCGCGTCTGCGCGATGGCCAGGAGTTCGAGGGCTGGCGAGTCGAAGGGCTGCTCGGCGAATCGCGCCAGTCGCTGATCTATCGAGTGCACGACGCGGACGACCAGCCCTGGCTGCTCAAAACCCTGCCGGCCAGCCGCGCTGGTGAGGAGCAGGCCGGCCCGGCACTGCTGCAGGAGGAATGGTTCCTGCGTCGCGTCGCCGGCCGCCATTTTCCCGAGCTGCATGCTCTGCCGCAGCGCCAGCACCTGTATTACGTGCAGCGCGAGTACGCCGGTCAGACCCTGGCCACGCGCCTACAGCAGCACGGCCCGCTGAGCCTGGCCGACTGGCAGGACCTGGCGCCGCGGCTGATCAAGGCCCTCGGTCTGCTGCACCGACGCAATATCATCCACCGCGACATCAAGCCGGAGAACCTCTTGCTCGGCGACGACGGCGAGCTGCGCGTGCTCGACTTCGGCCTGGCCTACTGTCCGGGCCTGACCCGCGACGAGGCCCATGCCCTGCCCGGCACCCCCAGCTATATCGCCCCGGAAGCCTTCGCCGGCAGCCCGCCCAGCGCCCAGCAGGACCTCTACGCCGCTGGCGTGACCCTCTATCACCTGCTTACCGGCCACTATCCCCATGGCGAGGTCGAGGCCTTCCAACACCCACGCTTCGGCCAGCCAACGCCGGCCAGCCGCTATCGCCCGGATCTGCCGGCCTGGCTCGACGAGGTCTTGAACCGCGCGGTAGCCGCCACCCCGGCGCAGCGCTTCGAAACCGCCGAGGAATGGCTGCTGGCCTTGGAAAGCGGCGAGCGCCAGTCGCTGAACAACCGTCCCCGACCGCTGCTGGAGCGCGAGCCGCTACTGGTCTGGCGCACGGTGGCGCTGGTGTCGCTGCTGCTTAACCTGCTGCTGGCGCTGCTGCTGTTCAAATAG